A genomic region of Pseudomonas sp. MPC6 contains the following coding sequences:
- a CDS encoding 3-hydroxyacyl-CoA dehydrogenase has translation MTREINRMAVVGAGIMGTGIAQIAAQAGIQVLLFDNREGAAQAARDNLEQTLDKLASKGKILGADAQATLDRLQVATALTELKEVELVVEAIIERLDAKQSLLAQLEAVVADDCILATNTSSLSVTSIARECRRPERVAGFHFFNPVPLMKVVEVIDGLASDPLVGDRLQALAARMGHRGIRAKDTPGFIINHAGRAYSTEALQILKEGVAEPAEIDRILREGLGFRMGPLELFDLTALDVSHPVIESIYNQFYQEPRYRPAALTRQMLEAGFVGRKVGRGFYRYANGQRVDAPPAQAVPVVETLPPVWLGTENAADRVGLMALLEQLGAQVEQGATPSSAALCLLAPYGLDATSAAVRFATDPTRTVCIDPLLDSTRYRTLMPTPATRVDMRDAAHALLARDGVGVSMINDSVGFVAQRVLAMIVNLAGDIVQQRIASVEDLEEGVRRGLGYPQGPLAWGDSVGSKRLLTILERMSELTGDPRYRPGPWLRRRATLGLSLCHAECTQTKVK, from the coding sequence ATGACACGCGAGATCAACCGTATGGCGGTGGTGGGGGCTGGCATCATGGGCACCGGCATTGCCCAGATTGCAGCCCAGGCCGGTATCCAGGTCCTGTTGTTCGATAACCGCGAAGGCGCCGCCCAGGCCGCTCGCGATAACCTTGAACAGACGCTGGACAAGCTGGCGAGCAAGGGCAAGATCCTCGGCGCAGACGCACAGGCCACACTCGATCGCCTGCAGGTAGCGACCGCGCTGACCGAGCTCAAGGAGGTCGAGCTGGTCGTCGAAGCCATTATTGAGCGCCTCGATGCCAAGCAGTCGTTGCTCGCCCAGCTTGAAGCGGTCGTCGCTGACGATTGCATTCTGGCCACCAATACCTCGTCGCTGTCCGTGACCAGCATCGCCCGGGAATGTCGGCGTCCTGAGCGTGTCGCGGGGTTCCATTTCTTTAACCCGGTGCCGCTGATGAAAGTCGTCGAAGTCATCGACGGCCTGGCCAGTGATCCGCTAGTCGGTGATCGCCTGCAGGCGTTGGCGGCGCGCATGGGCCACCGGGGTATCCGGGCCAAGGACACGCCAGGTTTCATCATCAACCATGCGGGGCGTGCCTACAGCACCGAAGCCCTGCAAATACTCAAGGAAGGCGTGGCCGAGCCCGCCGAAATCGACCGCATCCTGCGCGAAGGCCTGGGTTTTCGCATGGGGCCGCTGGAGCTGTTCGACCTGACAGCCCTGGATGTCTCGCACCCGGTGATCGAGTCGATCTACAACCAGTTTTACCAGGAGCCTCGTTATCGTCCGGCAGCGCTGACCCGGCAAATGCTTGAGGCCGGGTTCGTCGGGCGCAAGGTCGGGCGGGGTTTTTACCGCTACGCCAACGGTCAAAGGGTCGATGCGCCCCCGGCGCAGGCAGTGCCGGTCGTGGAGACGCTACCGCCGGTGTGGCTGGGGACCGAGAACGCGGCTGATCGTGTCGGCCTGATGGCGTTGCTGGAGCAGCTGGGCGCGCAGGTAGAGCAGGGCGCCACGCCGTCCAGCGCAGCACTCTGCCTGCTGGCGCCCTATGGCCTGGATGCCACCAGCGCTGCGGTACGCTTTGCCACCGACCCGACTCGCACGGTCTGCATCGACCCGCTGCTCGACAGCACGCGCTACCGCACGCTGATGCCGACCCCGGCCACCCGCGTCGACATGCGCGATGCCGCGCATGCCTTGTTGGCGCGCGACGGCGTCGGGGTCAGCATGATCAACGACAGCGTCGGCTTCGTCGCCCAGCGTGTGCTGGCGATGATCGTCAACCTGGCCGGCGATATCGTCCAGCAGCGCATCGCCAGCGTCGAAGACCTGGAGGAGGGCGTGCGCCGGGGGCTGGGTTACCCGCAGGGGCCGTTGGCCTGGGGCGACAGTGTCGGCAGCAAACGCTTGCTGACCATCCTGGAACGCATGAGCGAATTGACCGGCGATCCGCGTTACCGGCCGGGCCCTTGGCTGCGCCGACGCGCGACCCTCGGCCTGTCGCTGTGCCACGCCGAATGCACGCAAACAAAGGTGAAATGA
- a CDS encoding CaiB/BaiF CoA-transferase family protein, which produces MGALTGYRVLDLSRVLAGPWCGQTLADLGAEVIKVERPGVGDDTRGWGPPWMKGQHDEATHEASYYQSTNRGKLSVALNLASAEGQELVRALATDCDVLIENYKAGSLAKYGLDYASLSRLNPRLVYCSVTGFGQTGPRAAEPGYDFIIQGIGGLMSITGERDDLPGGGPQKVGVAFSDLMTGLYSTVAIQAALLSREKTGVGQHIDMALLDVQVATLCNQSQNYLASGKPPGRYGNAHANIVPYQVFRASDQDFVIACGNDSQFVALCEAIGLTDLPEDPRFARNADRVTHREAIIEILTRHFLSATADEWVRRIHPQGVPIGVINSIAQALDEPQVKARNMVVNIPHPLKADFVTVGSPIKMSGTPVEYLRPAPMLGEHTDEVLKRQLGLDDERLAELKARGVIEQLGER; this is translated from the coding sequence ATGGGTGCTTTGACTGGATACCGCGTACTCGACTTGAGCCGTGTGCTGGCCGGCCCCTGGTGTGGCCAGACCCTGGCCGACCTGGGCGCCGAAGTCATCAAGGTGGAACGACCGGGGGTGGGTGACGACACCCGCGGTTGGGGGCCGCCATGGATGAAGGGCCAGCACGATGAGGCGACCCACGAAGCCTCCTATTACCAATCGACCAACCGCGGCAAGTTATCGGTGGCGCTGAACCTGGCAAGTGCCGAAGGCCAGGAACTGGTGCGTGCGCTGGCCACCGACTGCGATGTGCTGATTGAAAACTACAAGGCCGGCTCGTTGGCTAAATACGGGCTGGATTATGCCTCTTTGTCCCGGCTCAACCCGCGGCTGGTGTATTGCTCGGTGACCGGCTTCGGGCAGACCGGGCCACGGGCTGCGGAGCCGGGTTATGACTTCATCATCCAGGGCATCGGCGGGCTGATGAGCATCACCGGCGAGCGCGATGACCTGCCGGGTGGCGGGCCGCAGAAAGTGGGGGTGGCATTCTCCGACCTGATGACCGGGCTCTACTCCACGGTCGCCATTCAGGCGGCATTGCTCAGCCGCGAGAAAACCGGAGTGGGTCAACACATCGACATGGCGCTGTTGGACGTGCAGGTCGCCACCCTGTGCAACCAGAGCCAGAACTACCTGGCGTCCGGCAAACCCCCGGGCCGCTACGGCAACGCCCACGCCAACATCGTGCCGTATCAGGTATTCCGTGCCAGTGATCAGGACTTCGTGATCGCCTGCGGCAACGACTCCCAGTTCGTTGCGCTGTGCGAGGCGATCGGTCTGACGGACCTGCCTGAAGACCCGCGCTTTGCGCGCAATGCGGACCGAGTGACCCATCGGGAGGCGATCATCGAAATTCTTACCCGGCATTTCCTCAGTGCTACGGCCGATGAATGGGTGCGACGCATTCACCCGCAGGGCGTGCCGATTGGGGTGATCAACAGCATTGCCCAGGCGCTGGATGAGCCACAGGTGAAGGCGCGCAATATGGTGGTGAACATCCCCCATCCGCTGAAGGCCGATTTCGTGACCGTGGGCAGTCCCATCAAGATGTCCGGCACGCCAGTCGAGTACCTGCGCCCGGCGCCGATGCTGGGTGAACATACGGACGAGGTGCTCAAGCGTCAGTTGGGGCTGGACGATGAACGCCTGGCGGAGTTGAAGGCACGGGGCGTCATCGAGCAGCTAGGGGAGCGCTGA
- a CDS encoding LysR family transcriptional regulator encodes MELRELDLNLLLVFNQLLIDRRVSTAADNLELTQPAVSNALKRLRTTLNDELFVRTYQGMEPTPYARQLAEPVALAIQTLRDALSRQDTFDPLTCNRRFTMAMTDIGEIYFMPRLMDALAERAPGCSISTLRNNTDTLAEGLQNGAIDLAVGLLPHLQAGFFQQRLFHHRYVCLCRKGHPATREPLTLERFCSYDHVRVVAANTGHGVVDTFLAREGIERNIRLEVPHFVAIGHILQRTDLLATVPERFALSCEQPFGLTVLAPPLELPNIEINLFWHTRYNKDPANRWLRQLMFELFSD; translated from the coding sequence ATGGAATTACGGGAGCTGGATCTCAATCTTCTGTTGGTGTTCAACCAACTGCTGATCGACCGCAGGGTCTCGACTGCGGCGGATAATCTTGAATTGACCCAGCCGGCGGTGAGCAACGCGCTCAAGCGGTTGCGTACCACCTTGAACGACGAACTTTTCGTGCGCACCTACCAGGGAATGGAACCCACCCCCTATGCCCGGCAACTGGCCGAGCCGGTCGCTCTGGCCATTCAGACGCTACGCGATGCACTCAGTCGCCAGGACACGTTTGATCCACTCACTTGCAATCGCAGATTCACCATGGCAATGACGGACATCGGTGAAATCTACTTCATGCCACGGCTGATGGATGCCCTGGCGGAACGCGCTCCGGGTTGCTCGATCAGTACGCTGCGCAACAACACCGATACCCTGGCGGAAGGTCTGCAGAACGGTGCGATCGACCTTGCGGTCGGTTTGCTTCCTCACCTGCAAGCGGGTTTTTTTCAACAACGCCTGTTCCATCATCGCTACGTCTGCCTGTGCCGCAAGGGCCATCCAGCCACCCGGGAGCCGTTGACGCTCGAGCGCTTTTGCAGCTATGACCACGTTCGCGTAGTAGCAGCGAACACCGGGCACGGCGTCGTTGATACCTTCCTCGCCCGTGAAGGCATCGAGCGAAACATTCGGTTGGAGGTGCCGCATTTCGTCGCGATAGGCCACATACTTCAACGCACGGATCTGCTGGCGACAGTGCCCGAACGCTTCGCCCTCAGTTGCGAACAACCCTTCGGACTCACAGTACTTGCGCCGCCCCTGGAGTTGCCGAACATCGAGATCAATCTGTTCTGGCACACGCGATACAACAAGGATCCGGCCAATCGTTGGTTGCGTCAGCTGATGTTTGAGTTGTTCTCCGATTGA